The DNA segment ACTTATAAAGGAAGTGAAATCAGCCAAGGAACACTAGGCGAGGTTGTAATTCTCCTCTTGAGTATTGTCTGCGTTATTTCTGAAAATCCCCTCTGCCTGCAAGGGTAAATTCAATTGTTTAACTGAGAAGGAGCAGACATGGTCATTTTGTAAATTGAAGTAATGATCAAGTTTGTATAGAGTGGTGGATTACAAAGCAGGTGTCATTTTTCCTTTTGGCATATTCTAAATTGTGCTCAGTTGTTTAATTCAATGTGATCATAAATTGTGAAAGAAGAATCAAAGCTGAGAAATATCTAGGTGATCAACCTGCAACCCTCCGAGAGCATACAGATGCCTTTGCATTAGTAAATTTAAAACCATTTGACAAATCTTTGTATAATCTCCAGACATCAATTGCCATTGGGAAGCTGTATAATTGTGTTATGACTGAAGGAGAGGGAAAATCAATTGAACATAAAAGTATTGTTTCTCAATGATTGCGGTCCTTTTGTTACACTTTGATCTGCTGGTATGCTCAAGTAAAGTTGAAAAAGTTACCCTAGTGTTTCTAGTTTAATCCTTTCACGTCTATTTTCTTGTATAATCATTAGAAAAGATCTCAGTTGGTTTAACATGAATAGTACCCCACTGAAAAATcaatgatttaaatttattttttttacttgtattttATCACAATGAGTAAATCTTAACAGCTAAATTCCAGTCACAGGTTTATAACTCTATGAACTTTACCCTCTAAAGTGCACCCTCTACTTGTCAAAACTCCCCTTATTTCAATACAACTTTTATCctttatataagatttttatcttttatataagaCTGCCCTGTATTTGATGGTCTTTACTCTTTCTGCCAGACATATGCAGGAGGCTCTGTTGGTGGTGCTCTAAAATTGAACCATGGAGTATGCGATATTGCAATAAATTGGGCTGGTGGTCTGCATCATGCAAAGAAGTGTGAGGCTTCTGGGTTTTGCTATGTTAATGACATTGTGCTGGCTATTTTGGAACTTCTCAAAATACATGAGGTTTCCCAAATTTAATTTCCCACATTATATCATTGATTTATGACTATTCTCATTTTAATTCAGGTTGAATTTATTCCTTATAGGACCAACAACTGTAATTGATTTCAAAACTGGAAGTGTATTTTAGAATAAAGAAGTGAGTACGGTCTAGAGAAAAAATGGTTATGCAGATGGGTTACAATAGCCTAGTGGTTTGTGGTAGCCTAGTGGTTGGTGGTTATGCAAACTGCATTCTTCACCTttggttttatctctttttattaACAGAAGCGATTACGTGGACCCCTCAACCTATTAGTCATACAAAAAGTTATTCAGTGGGCAGAGCTACTTGACTTATTTGCGCTTTCTGTCTATCTGATCCTATACTCACTCATTGATACTGCTCAAATTCTTCTAATTTCTTATCTTTTACACTGGATCACAGTCTTCagattattgtttgtttttatttttgcagtGATAGTTTTGACTCAACTAGTGCACTTGAGAATTCTTTAAATGCCAAAGAAAAGCAAATCTCTGAATTGAACTTGGAACTACACAATATTGAAACAACCTTATCTAATGAAAGAGATGAACACATGAATGATGTCAAGAAACTTACTGCAATGCTCAATGAAAAGGTAATATTATGGTTTGCAAAAGTCTACATCAGATCTCCTTAATGATATTTGGTGGCATTTTAAGTTATTGTGGTTTATGAATATGCATATATTTTGATCCAATATAATGTTTCAAATTGTACAAGTCCCACAGTAAATGCATTTCAGTTAATATATTAGCAATTCCGTCTGCATCATTTCATGGCACATAGTTTTGTTCTTTCATGTTCATGAGACTCTGAAACTACTTTTTAACTATTCCTGTCACAAAATTCTCAATTCAAATTGTGGTTTGGTATTTAGGTCTGTGAACCTTCACTTTAATTCTCCTTGTCTTGCAAAAGATACTAAGATACTATATGATAATTTCTAATGCCAATGTCTTGTGTTAATCTGTTTGTTGGAACGAGATattcaaaaagataaaagaaatggaaaagaatgCTTCTGAAGGCAGTCTTGCTGAAGGTGGGGTAGAAAAGGGCTACGCATCTGGGTCTGATATGTTTGGTTTCTCCAATCCTAAGGTGCTTAAACTTATACAGGTATGTTGTTTAATTATAAgttagttcttttattttttatctggAGCATAAAGTCAATAATTTGGAAACTAATAGAATTATcctgaaaatattataatttatttcacgTAAGACATAGTAAGCagtaaaatgttttgtttttgatatAACTGAACGGTGTTATCAATTCATATAGTAGGATAGAACACATTATCAATTGATTGTTTTAGTcgttattgattatttatattatattctgggATTGAATTTTATGCAGGTATGAATATGGATAGTAACAAATATaaatctaatattaaaaataaacttaacttTTTACACTGGTTCAAGTCATATCATgtataaaatgttttgtttttttcacaTCTGTTCTGGTACCAACAGgtataaaagacaaaattactgtaaaaaaatgaaaattttctacTTCTATACCAACACAAAAACCggtataaaaagtcatttttaatcggtataaaaaatcttttttgacatagtgttatttttattttttctaaaagaacattacttaatttatttatttgtttgcttaaaactaaataaattttattgaaaaatagatCAACTCATTGtgaatttttaaacattttggaattaaaaccgaaaataaatttatagcaAATATATGAGTGAAATCTCCGATTAATAAAAAACATGGAAACGAGTTGTACTAATAATATACCGAACTGGAGATCAAAAGAGAGTAAGGAGTTTAATCATACCATACCAAAAAAACAAGAAGATAAACCAGGTGTGAAACTGAAATAGAACCATGGTTAGTATATAACAGTTCCTTCTTGCTTTTAGAAACTTGATGAGAACACATGAAAAAATGAGACTTccatttttatataacttattcATATCTCGtgtttagattttaatttgGACGAAGAAGCATGTGATTGATATATTCACCTGCTTTCTTATAGCTTTTGgattgtaaatatataattcttaGTTCAtcataaaaggaccatttttaacaaaaaatcaCACTTCTTTAGTGtgtctataattttttttttgtatttaaggAAAGATTTTTACCATTGTCACGAGATAGATAATGAAAAAtgtggaaaattaaaaaaaaaaaaaaaaaactctcgGAGTTCTCTTTGAACGAGATACAAATATAGTATACAAGTGAAATtgtatttaattcaaaatcttaaaaaattaaaatgttaagttTATGGAATTTTACTCATTTTGATATAATATGTATCTCGTATTCACGTTTATACTCCAATAAAAATAATCTGAAGGGCAGGAAATTGCTTTGTATAGTTCTATGTTTAAAGTTTAAAGTAATTCACCTGTAAGATTAGCAGCTATATAATGGCTGTCTGTATAGTTTAAATTCTTTGGATGCTCATGAGCGAGCATACCTTCTACTTCCCCCATGGCTCCAATGCCAACATATTACttagtaataaataaagaaaaattataaacatacacctctcaattttgaattttcctatacttatttatcacttaataaaaaaattaatattttaacttttgtacTTTATtcatctaaatttattttatatttaaaagaatattttgttgTGTTGAATAAGTGTAGAAATAAAATTGTGGTATTTGTATCATCACCCAATAAATAAACtcatgtttaatttaattatatgccAGGTTAGAATCCGTGGGCTCTTAacatatttaaatcataaaccttgtttggttttaatttctcaaatttttaaaattactttcatAATTTACAAGTGGAATTTGCGCTTTAAGcactttatattttgttatatatcaacttataactttatattatattatattatattatatattatattgaagttaaattgtaataaaaaagtgTAGAACAAAACCTTTTACATacttacaatttaattatatataaatgatgttttttAACATATGATGtatttttctactatttttagtttcttttcttctttgtaataaaaagtatttattttttataattggcTGTTCacattgatttttatgtttttaatataaattgtagtcatattttttatttcaataattataaaatatctattttttttaattgtcatgAAAGGTAGATACGCATATAAAACAACatgtacaaattatttaaaaataattataaaaactaaaagtataataaaattaataaatatatcattaaaattcttttcttttcagaattGAAATAGTTAAAAAGGGAGTAGCTAGGTTAATAATGTATAGAAGTCAAATTTTAGCTGCCATACACTCACAAATGCTAATGTTTCTTAAAAGAGAGCtgcttaaaagaaaacaaataataacaatgaCAACAGGACTAAATATAGATGGTgatttagtgattttttttctagaaaatataacataaattctcttaattttcatgtcttgaattgtaaactttaatttcttttaaatatattttttcaaaataaaatataaatcaaccAGTTATTAATCGAACAGAATTACATaacttttcttaaataaaaaataaaaaatcactgAATTTCCTAGAAATAAGTtatctctaaaatattttaaaaactaaaaaacgatgaattttatgtataaatgtaaaatattttacaatttgtttACTCTGCCCAAGTTTAGGATGTTaatgtttttgaatttaaactattattttaagtttttgaattttatattatttttaagataattattatcaaaataaacaaaacttaaatttcaTAACAATCAGTAATTAAGTAATTTTGGACACATCTAATACACATAAtcatatcaaattttcaaaatatgtacATACGTTGTTAGTTAAGACAATGCAAGTAAAAGTGTTGGCTAACAGAATCATACACTCACCaaatgataacaaaaaatattatattacctGTACATACACTACTTTCTCAAtgtcaataattttttactcaTTAAGCCAATCGATCTATTACTTTgatttttcacacttatcataactaagataataatttatctaaaaattagcagcttatattatattacactTTATGGCTCATTATGTCGAAATGGAAAAGACCAGTGCACCACGCTTACCAAACTAACCTAAATATGCTCCTATTAAATTTGCACTGTAACTACCTTTCTTAGCGAGAACCATTGGCTTTATTATCAATCTTATTTTCATAATGATTCCAAGAATTTTGGATAAATAAGTCCAGGTTTCACATTTATTCAGACCGTTTGAATTAACGTAATCAACAGGGTAACATACAAACTAGTTGattgaaaaaatgaattaaattaaaaggctATCTTTAGGATAACACCAAACGAATTAGTTTACATAAGCTCACCCGTCCGAAAACGGGGTTGACAGATAAATAGTCCAGTACGAGTTCTAGGAATCTAACATGCTGGCAAGGTTGAAAAAAACAGCATTAGATGGTGTGAGATCTAAAATACTTACAAAGCTAGGGGGACAAAATGGATACAGACTTGGTATACATGTAACGCTATCTAGACatatataagaataagaatGCGATGCTCTCAGTAAGAGGCAGACACGAGttgaaatagaagaaagaaatagCAATGCCAATATACCCGGAACGATGAATTCATCCGAGATAAAGCTGCTGAAGATTTGTGGGGAGCTCTTCCAGCAACAGCTGGAGCAACTGCATGCCCGTTCGTTCTTTGTTGCTCATCTGAAGGCAATGGGTTTGGTGAAGTCTCATTTGGAGAAAGGGGCATCCTCTTACCTACACTCAAATCCTGACCTACGCATCCAAGGTGACATAACCAAAGTGAAAACAGGCAGCGTAAgggttttttatttgaaaaaagcCTTTGCATCAGTTAAATGGCAAAGAAACCAAGTCAGCTTCTTTGCCTAAGAAGAATGATTACtactataaaatatattaagctCATAAACTCAAAAGTAATAAAACTCACAATTTGAGCGTGACCACGCTAGCTTCTTGTTTTCCCGATCAAATACCAAACGGTATCCAGTCATGAAGTTCTCTGCGAAAAGATTCTATTAGTTTTAAGATTACAGTATCCTTCAATAACTAATACTATATACAATATTTCAGAGTACGGGTAATCAGTAGACATTAACTAGGAAAATAACTTACGTCCAATTGTTCCCATATCCCCTTCTGTTGGCTGGATGGCTAAACAAAATCCAACGACTCCCTGCACAAAGAGGTACCTAATTTATGTAGAACTGTTACAGGAGAAATCGCCATTTCTTCCCTTCTAGAAGTATTATTCGAAAAACTGAGTTTTCCTTTTGCAGAGAACAATGCCTAATAACATTAAATGGATGCTGCACATTCctagaaaaaatatttacatgagCAAGTTTTAACATGCTAAATCAATGCAGCAATCCCtacaaaacataatatttaatagaaaatattttcacatgACAACAAATGAACAGTTGCCCCACTTATGTATCCGTAGAAAGTTGGTTCACCACCTAGGAAAATAATATAACCAAAAATTGTTACAATTCAATTGTCCAATAAATTCATGCACTGCATCATTAGAACAATTGGACATAGACGTGAAGATTCAAAGCAGTTCACATCTGTCTGGCCACAGTAATAAGCATGAAAGTGGGATAAAAAAAAGGCGAACCTTGGGAATTGGAACAAAATGGTGGTGAAAAATATTCTGTATAAATAAAACCATATTTTGATACAAAAATTCAATTAGTTCTGGCAAAGTGGAGAGAATATATTCATTAGGTGTCCACGTACAAAATATATGTTCAAAAATACACTTGGTACTTTTTTCTCATGGGCTACAAAAAATACTTCTCAACAGAAACTCGCTGCAAAATAATCAGttgatacaataataaataaaaaaaaaaaaaaaagacatgtCCTCTTCTATTATTAATCCATCtgataatttataaagaaagcaataagtaaaaaaaatgcatttttaatttgataaaagcATTTAATACCTACTTTGATAAGTAAGGTTAGCAATAAAATATCAGAGGAATAATTGGAAATATTCTAACACTAATGAATCCTCTTATATCATGATTCATAgttatttgtaatttaaaaaccTTAGTGCAGGATCACTTCACTCACACCCACCTCATTGCCATAGAATACAAACACGGGATTATAGACCACAAAACTGTTATTCTGTTGGAACACGAGAGTTAAGCTGGGAACCTTTGGCAACTCTTTTGAACTGTCcgaaaaataacaataataaatgaataaagcAGTCAAAGAGAATAGAAACCTCCAGCAATTAGGAAATCATGGTCCAAAGAGACACAAGTAGAGGAAAGAGAGACAGACAGACATATATCTATCAAGAAAACTCACCTGGATACATAGCAATACTCCCAAGGAGATCCTTCAAAGCTAGATCTTGAACCATTTACTTGTTGATCAAActattacaaataaaatcatatgAAAACACTGAggagaaatttataattatggAATTCAGAAAACTAAAGTACCTCCTCGGCTATTACTCCATAAGCATGGCCAGGAAGAAATGTAAAAGACGTTCCGCTATCAATCTGTGCTTTAAAACTTGTCATTTTAAGACAAGTATTCCCAATACATGATGAATCCACTCCAACAATGTACGTTGAACTGACCAGGAGATTTATCATCATTAGCATGTCAgcattttctacattttttagTTCAGTGAAACATGGTAAGCTAATTTAAAGCACAGAATTCCATACTATAATCCATCCAAAGGCAAGAACGGGGTAGACTGTTGGATGGTTGGTCCTTGGTCCCCAAAAAACATTCTACCAGAATCATCTTCATTAAAGCACAAGGAAAAGGAATTGTGGATTAATCCTGAGTTGGCAAGAAAACTTGGAACAGAACTCTCCCCAGGTCCCAAACCTAATAGACCATCGGGGGCAACCCCATCCAAATAACCACCACTTTGCTTCATACCACATCTGCA comes from the Vigna radiata var. radiata cultivar VC1973A chromosome 2, Vradiata_ver6, whole genome shotgun sequence genome and includes:
- the LOC106755868 gene encoding histone deacetylase 19-like is translated as MACHIDGFFAAVAHTHVLQDGPVTGRAANVIAAANTAAEVALRLVRPGKKTYAGGSVGGALKLNHGVCDIAINWAGGLHHAKKCEASGFCYVNDIVLAILELLKIHEVSQI
- the LOC106756448 gene encoding aspartic proteinase-like protein 1 isoform X1, producing MCQISISMRWRLLLLLLLELTARGMPLPITFSARLVHRFADEIKPVRIPTGDWPDRKSLRYYHMLLADDILRRKIKLGGARYQLLFPTHGSKTLSLGNDFGWLHYTWIDVGTPSTSFLVALDAGSDLLWIPCDCVQCAPLSSSYYSNLDRDLNEYSPSRSLSSKHLSCSNHWCDNGSNCKSSQQQCPYMVSYLSDNTSSSGLLVEDILHLQSGSGLSNSSVQAPVVLGCGMKQSGGYLDGVAPDGLLGLGPGESSVPSFLANSGLIHNSFSLCFNEDDSGRMFFGDQGPTIQQSTPFLPLDGLYSTYIVGVDSSCIGNTCLKMTSFKAQIDSGTSFTFLPGHAYGVIAEEFDQQVNGSRSSFEGSPWEYCYVSSSKELPKVPSLTLVFQQNNSFVVYNPVFVFYGNEGVVGFCLAIQPTEGDMGTIGQNFMTGYRLVFDRENKKLAWSRSNCQDLSVGKRMPLSPNETSPNPLPSDEQQRTNGHAVAPAVAGRAPHKSSAALSRMNSSFRVYWHCYFFLLFQLVSASY
- the LOC106756448 gene encoding aspartic proteinase-like protein 1 isoform X2 encodes the protein MQDRDLNEYSPSRSLSSKHLSCSNHWCDNGSNCKSSQQQCPYMVSYLSDNTSSSGLLVEDILHLQSGSGLSNSSVQAPVVLGCGMKQSGGYLDGVAPDGLLGLGPGESSVPSFLANSGLIHNSFSLCFNEDDSGRMFFGDQGPTIQQSTPFLPLDGLYSTYIVGVDSSCIGNTCLKMTSFKAQIDSGTSFTFLPGHAYGVIAEEFDQQVNGSRSSFEGSPWEYCYVSSSKELPKVPSLTLVFQQNNSFVVYNPVFVFYGNEGVVGFCLAIQPTEGDMGTIGQNFMTGYRLVFDRENKKLAWSRSNCQDLSVGKRMPLSPNETSPNPLPSDEQQRTNGHAVAPAVAGRAPHKSSAALSRMNSSFRVYWHCYFFLLFQLVSASY